Proteins encoded by one window of Myripristis murdjan chromosome 1, fMyrMur1.1, whole genome shotgun sequence:
- the LOC115364445 gene encoding uncharacterized protein LOC115364445 isoform X2 codes for MPSLGLFVLILGLVMASAIAQETTTVHYQIFTTLSPEEVGNTSISNHTAIVEMNTSMAPSTSSRNSMASEAATAQDASVAPVTHTLSPEDGRRDLTSTQTMRPAEPNPTSSTVSTTQRSTTKQKITTPTKSPSGDTTGIIIIVVMIICFIVLGGACYFTRKRSRRYSVDLNSRPDDAQIPLSTVEPDETAPQNGLQTFASAEIETKEAQEPDAKPEAQEEQKADADKSVAVDASADPAAAAPSPDSSADKAKEDTAEPTPAAPVELNVEEKTDDESVVSNKTSVESLKEPNENNSNNSAARDWYPSNFFFDVPLDSAV; via the exons ATGCCGTCACTTGGTCTGTTTGTCTTAATCTTGG GTCTTGTAATGGCCTCTGCCATAGcacaagaaacaacaacagtgcaTTACCAAATTTTCACCACTTTATCACCAGAGGAGGTTGGCAATACAAGCATAAGCAACCACACAGCTATAGTGGAAATGAATACCAGCATGGCCCCGAGTACcagcagcagaaatagcatGGCCTCTGAGGCAGCAACAGCACAGGATGCATCAGTGG CTCCAGTGACTCACACACTGTCTCCCGAAGATGGCAGGCGCGACCTCACTTCAACTCAAACGATGCGTCCAGCCGAACCTAATCCCACCAGTTCAACAGTTTCAACCACACAGCGCAGCACCACTAAGCAGAAAA TAACCACTCCAACAAAATCTCCCTCTGGTGATACCACTG GCATTATCATCATAGTTGTGATGatcatttgtttcattgtgcttGGAGGAGCCTGCTACTTCACACGCAAAAGGTCAAGG AGGTACTCTGTCGACCTCAATTCGAGACCAGATGATGCCCAGATCCCTCTTAGCACAGTGGAGCCCGATGAGACTGCGCCTCAAAACG GTTTGCAGACCTTTGCCAGTGCTGAGATTGAAACAAAGGAGGCACAAGAACCTGATGCAAAACCTGAGGCCCAGGAGGAGCAGAAAG CCGACGCTGATAAATCCGTTGCTGTTGATGCCAGCGCTGACCCTGCAGCCGCAGCTCCGTCCCCAGACAGCTCTgcagacaaagcaaaagaagACACTGCTGAGCCGACCCCTGCTGCACCTGTGGAGCTGAACGTGGAGGAGAAAACTGATGATGAAAGCGTCGTCTCCAACAAGACATCAGTGGAATCGCTGAAGGAGCCAAAtgagaacaacagcaacaattcTGCAGCAAGAG ACTGGTATCCAAGCAACTTCTTCTTTGATGTTCCCCTTGACAGTGCGGTGTGA
- the LOC115364445 gene encoding uncharacterized protein LOC115364445 isoform X1 has protein sequence MPSLGLFVLILGLVMASAIAQETTTVHYQIFTTLSPEEVGNTSISNHTAIVEMNTSMAPSTSSRNSMASEAATAQDASVAPVTHTLSPEDGRRDLTSTQTMRPAEPNPTSSTVSTTQRSTTKQKTVTTPTKSPSGDTTGIIIIVVMIICFIVLGGACYFTRKRSRRYSVDLNSRPDDAQIPLSTVEPDETAPQNGLQTFASAEIETKEAQEPDAKPEAQEEQKADADKSVAVDASADPAAAAPSPDSSADKAKEDTAEPTPAAPVELNVEEKTDDESVVSNKTSVESLKEPNENNSNNSAARDWYPSNFFFDVPLDSAV, from the exons ATGCCGTCACTTGGTCTGTTTGTCTTAATCTTGG GTCTTGTAATGGCCTCTGCCATAGcacaagaaacaacaacagtgcaTTACCAAATTTTCACCACTTTATCACCAGAGGAGGTTGGCAATACAAGCATAAGCAACCACACAGCTATAGTGGAAATGAATACCAGCATGGCCCCGAGTACcagcagcagaaatagcatGGCCTCTGAGGCAGCAACAGCACAGGATGCATCAGTGG CTCCAGTGACTCACACACTGTCTCCCGAAGATGGCAGGCGCGACCTCACTTCAACTCAAACGATGCGTCCAGCCGAACCTAATCCCACCAGTTCAACAGTTTCAACCACACAGCGCAGCACCACTAAGCAGAAAA CAGTAACCACTCCAACAAAATCTCCCTCTGGTGATACCACTG GCATTATCATCATAGTTGTGATGatcatttgtttcattgtgcttGGAGGAGCCTGCTACTTCACACGCAAAAGGTCAAGG AGGTACTCTGTCGACCTCAATTCGAGACCAGATGATGCCCAGATCCCTCTTAGCACAGTGGAGCCCGATGAGACTGCGCCTCAAAACG GTTTGCAGACCTTTGCCAGTGCTGAGATTGAAACAAAGGAGGCACAAGAACCTGATGCAAAACCTGAGGCCCAGGAGGAGCAGAAAG CCGACGCTGATAAATCCGTTGCTGTTGATGCCAGCGCTGACCCTGCAGCCGCAGCTCCGTCCCCAGACAGCTCTgcagacaaagcaaaagaagACACTGCTGAGCCGACCCCTGCTGCACCTGTGGAGCTGAACGTGGAGGAGAAAACTGATGATGAAAGCGTCGTCTCCAACAAGACATCAGTGGAATCGCTGAAGGAGCCAAAtgagaacaacagcaacaattcTGCAGCAAGAG ACTGGTATCCAAGCAACTTCTTCTTTGATGTTCCCCTTGACAGTGCGGTGTGA